From the genome of Hydrogenophilus thermoluteolus, one region includes:
- a CDS encoding alpha,alpha-trehalose-phosphate synthase (UDP-forming), whose protein sequence is MEPLRQLLHKTLRRRVLPLAIGFALVTAFFAFSFAHLLLADQDSPLHGRLILALWTFALVFVGVAVAAEVTSRFIVDRLPATPLPPTQAKQTESSGASATNPSGDTFRPPQRDLKRLVADLEEELRQRARDESQTTWTAATLKSVLRGELRGEEVLVVSNREPYVHQRRGDTIVVNRPASGLVTALEPVMRACSGVWIAHGSGSADRDVVDARDHVAVPPDNPAYELRRIWLSPLEEEGFYYGFANEGLWPLCHIAHVRPTFRNSDWEQYLAVNQRFADAVVEEAKTNDPIVLVQDYHFALLPRMIRKRLPKATIITFWHIPWPNPEVFTISPWATELVEGLLGSSILGFHTQAHCLNFMDTVDRLLEARVDRETYEVTHDQHTTAVRRYPISIEWPPAAAMTAHPVEVCHREIRAENNLPLDCRLGVGVDRLDYTKGIIERFRAIERLLELNPEWIGRFSFVQISAPSRSRLDEYQSYEAQVRALATRINERFCPSGRSGPPPIILKIEHHPPEAVYRYYRAADLCFVSSLHDGMNLVAKEFVAARDDEQGVLILSQFAGAAREMPEALIINPYNADQCAAALHLALTMPAEEQALRMRLMRRLISEFNVYRWAGRMLLDAAIMRQRSRLPELPLSTT, encoded by the coding sequence GTGGAACCCCTACGGCAACTCCTGCACAAGACCCTTCGCCGCCGGGTACTCCCTTTGGCGATCGGCTTTGCTCTGGTCACGGCGTTTTTTGCCTTTTCGTTTGCCCATCTCCTCTTGGCGGATCAAGACTCCCCCCTTCACGGTCGGCTCATCCTGGCGTTATGGACGTTCGCCCTGGTTTTTGTGGGGGTCGCAGTCGCCGCGGAAGTCACCTCACGCTTCATCGTCGATCGGCTGCCCGCCACACCACTTCCCCCCACTCAAGCGAAACAAACGGAATCATCGGGGGCATCCGCGACGAACCCATCCGGGGACACCTTTCGCCCGCCGCAACGTGACCTGAAACGGTTGGTCGCTGATCTCGAAGAAGAACTTCGCCAGCGCGCACGTGACGAAAGCCAAACCACCTGGACCGCGGCCACCCTCAAATCGGTTTTGCGCGGCGAACTCCGCGGTGAAGAGGTTTTGGTCGTCTCCAACCGCGAACCTTATGTCCACCAACGACGCGGTGACACCATCGTCGTCAACCGTCCCGCAAGCGGCTTAGTGACTGCACTCGAACCGGTGATGCGGGCCTGTTCTGGTGTTTGGATCGCGCACGGAAGTGGCTCTGCCGACCGGGATGTCGTCGATGCGCGCGACCATGTGGCTGTCCCGCCGGATAACCCTGCTTATGAACTGCGCCGGATCTGGCTTTCCCCGTTGGAAGAGGAAGGGTTTTATTACGGTTTTGCCAACGAAGGGTTGTGGCCCCTGTGCCACATCGCGCACGTTCGCCCCACCTTCCGTAACTCGGACTGGGAGCAGTACCTGGCCGTCAATCAACGGTTTGCCGACGCCGTCGTCGAAGAAGCAAAGACGAACGACCCCATCGTACTGGTGCAGGACTACCATTTCGCCTTGCTGCCGCGCATGATTCGCAAGCGCTTACCCAAAGCGACGATCATCACGTTCTGGCATATCCCATGGCCAAACCCTGAAGTCTTCACGATCAGTCCCTGGGCTACCGAACTGGTCGAAGGGCTACTTGGATCGAGCATCCTCGGTTTCCACACCCAAGCCCACTGCCTCAACTTCATGGATACGGTGGATCGCTTGCTCGAAGCCCGTGTCGACCGTGAAACGTACGAAGTCACCCATGATCAGCACACCACCGCGGTGCGCCGTTACCCGATTTCGATCGAATGGCCTCCGGCTGCGGCGATGACGGCGCATCCGGTCGAGGTCTGCCATCGGGAAATTCGTGCGGAAAACAATCTCCCGCTGGATTGCCGCTTGGGCGTCGGGGTCGATCGCCTCGATTACACCAAAGGCATCATCGAACGCTTTCGCGCCATCGAGCGCCTGCTCGAACTCAACCCGGAATGGATCGGCCGCTTCTCCTTCGTCCAAATTTCTGCGCCAAGCCGGTCGCGTTTGGACGAATACCAGAGTTATGAAGCGCAAGTGCGCGCATTGGCCACCCGGATCAATGAACGCTTCTGCCCCTCCGGACGTTCCGGACCACCCCCGATCATCCTCAAAATCGAGCACCATCCCCCAGAAGCAGTCTATCGCTACTACCGCGCCGCCGATCTCTGTTTCGTCAGCAGTTTGCACGATGGCATGAACTTGGTCGCGAAAGAGTTCGTCGCCGCACGCGACGACGAACAAGGGGTGCTCATCCTCTCGCAATTCGCAGGCGCCGCGCGCGAAATGCCCGAAGCTTTGATCATCAACCCCTACAATGCCGATCAGTGCGCCGCGGCGCTCCATTTGGCGCTCACGATGCCCGCGGAAGAACAAGCGTTGCGCATGCGCCTGATGCGGCGGCTCATCAGTGAATTCAACGTCTATCGCTGGGCGGGACGGATGCTGCTCGATGCGGCGATCATGCGTCAACGCAGTCGCTTGCCGGAACTTCCCCTTTCGACGACTTGA